The uncultured Desulfuromonas sp. genome has a segment encoding these proteins:
- a CDS encoding response regulator, giving the protein MERTLLIVEDESKLAGLLRDYLVQDGFRVECVDNGLDAVPTVHGCRPDLILLDLMLPGRDGLEICREIRTFSSVPIIMITARVEEIDRILGLELGADDYICKPFSPREVVARVRAVLRRSPDGGVGEHHGLELDAARHSAMVEGRPLDLTAIEFNLLQFLARHPGRIYGRQALMDQIYGDERVVSDRTIDSHIKKLRRKITLCRPDIELIHSVYGVGYKYEYARHGTELS; this is encoded by the coding sequence ATGGAACGAACCCTGTTGATTGTCGAAGATGAGAGCAAACTGGCCGGGCTGCTGCGTGACTATCTGGTTCAGGACGGCTTTCGCGTCGAATGTGTTGACAACGGTCTTGACGCCGTGCCGACCGTGCACGGCTGTCGGCCGGATCTCATTCTGCTCGATCTGATGCTGCCGGGCCGCGACGGTCTGGAAATCTGCCGTGAAATTCGTACCTTTTCCAGCGTTCCGATCATTATGATCACCGCCCGGGTTGAAGAGATCGACCGGATTCTCGGTCTGGAGCTGGGTGCGGACGACTACATCTGTAAGCCGTTCAGCCCGCGCGAAGTGGTGGCACGGGTGCGGGCGGTGTTGCGGCGCAGCCCGGATGGGGGCGTCGGGGAACACCATGGCCTGGAGCTGGATGCCGCTCGTCACAGTGCCATGGTCGAGGGCCGGCCGCTGGATCTGACCGCCATCGAATTCAACCTGCTGCAGTTTTTGGCCCGCCATCCGGGACGGATTTACGGCCGCCAGGCCCTGATGGATCAGATTTACGGCGACGAGCGGGTGGTTTCCGACCGCACCATTGACAGCCATATCAAGAAGCTGCGCAGAAAGATTACCCTGTGCCGGCCCGATATCGAGTTGATTCATTCCGTCTATGGCGTAGGGTATAAATATGAGTACGCACGTCACGGCACCGAGTTGTCCTGA
- the glgP gene encoding alpha-glucan family phosphorylase: MEWSRFTEITRIAYFSMEIGLSQEIPTYSGGLGILAGDTIKSAADLNVPLVAVTLASRKGYFEQTIDSHGYQHEQPVSWDIASQMERLPVRVSVPIEGRAVVVQAWLYRTKSPAGGVVPVLFLDTDLEENTPEDRAITDVLYGGDQRYRLKQEIVLGVGGVRLLAAMGFRIFQFHMNEGHAALLTLELLNKTRNLSAATWTETLEMDRESVARRCVFTTHTPVPAGHDRFPYTLVAEVLGDTLLPFEELRELAGHEDLNMTTLALNLSRFVNGVAKKHGQVSQAMFPGYEIHAITNGIHPLTWASPYMVALFNDFIQGWAVQPELLVRIDLVPDLQVWEAHQGAKAYLAQYIKEVTGQKLELDILTIGFARRVATYKRNDLIFHDLERLLALGEGKLQLIFSGKSHPHDEEGKRLIQRIHEMIKTLEGRITVIYLPNYNMDVAYRLIPGVDVWLNTPTRPLEASGTSGMKAALNGVPNFSVLDGWWIEGHIEGVTGWSIGAAPTELHADESSRDEDALDLYNKLEYVIMPLYYQQRQAWIQVMKNAIGKNAYYFNTHVMMRRYVTEAYLQR; the protein is encoded by the coding sequence ATGGAATGGAGTCGTTTTACCGAGATTACCCGCATCGCCTATTTTTCCATGGAGATCGGGTTGTCTCAAGAGATCCCGACCTATAGCGGTGGTCTGGGAATCCTCGCCGGAGATACCATCAAAAGTGCCGCCGACCTCAACGTTCCGCTGGTCGCCGTGACCCTGGCCAGCCGCAAAGGCTACTTTGAGCAGACCATCGACAGTCACGGCTATCAGCACGAGCAGCCGGTTTCCTGGGATATCGCCTCCCAGATGGAACGGTTGCCGGTGCGGGTTTCCGTGCCCATCGAAGGGCGGGCCGTGGTGGTGCAGGCGTGGCTGTATCGCACCAAGAGCCCTGCGGGCGGGGTGGTTCCGGTGCTGTTTCTTGACACCGACCTGGAAGAGAATACTCCCGAAGACCGGGCCATCACCGATGTATTGTACGGTGGCGACCAGCGTTATCGCCTCAAACAGGAGATTGTCCTCGGTGTGGGCGGTGTCCGGCTGTTGGCGGCCATGGGCTTCCGGATTTTCCAGTTTCACATGAACGAAGGGCATGCCGCTCTGCTGACTCTGGAGCTGCTCAACAAAACGCGCAACCTGTCTGCCGCCACCTGGACCGAAACCCTGGAGATGGACCGCGAGTCCGTGGCGCGGCGTTGTGTGTTCACCACCCATACCCCGGTACCGGCAGGCCACGACCGATTCCCCTATACCCTGGTGGCTGAGGTGCTCGGTGATACCCTGCTTCCTTTCGAAGAGCTGCGCGAGCTGGCCGGACACGAAGATCTCAATATGACCACCCTGGCGCTCAACCTGAGCCGTTTTGTCAACGGCGTGGCAAAAAAGCACGGCCAGGTGTCCCAGGCCATGTTCCCCGGCTATGAGATCCACGCCATCACCAACGGCATCCACCCACTGACCTGGGCGTCGCCCTATATGGTCGCCCTGTTCAACGACTTCATTCAAGGCTGGGCGGTGCAGCCGGAGTTGCTGGTGCGGATCGATCTCGTTCCGGATCTGCAGGTTTGGGAGGCGCACCAGGGCGCCAAGGCCTATCTGGCGCAGTACATCAAAGAGGTGACCGGTCAAAAACTCGAACTCGATATCCTCACCATCGGCTTTGCCCGCCGTGTCGCCACCTATAAACGCAATGATCTGATCTTTCATGACCTGGAGCGTTTACTCGCTCTTGGCGAAGGGAAATTGCAGCTGATTTTTTCCGGAAAATCCCATCCTCATGACGAGGAGGGTAAACGGCTGATCCAACGCATTCACGAAATGATCAAAACCCTTGAAGGGCGTATCACGGTGATCTATCTGCCCAACTACAACATGGATGTCGCCTATCGGCTGATTCCCGGTGTCGATGTGTGGTTGAATACGCCGACCCGTCCGTTGGAGGCTTCCGGCACCAGCGGTATGAAAGCGGCGTTGAACGGAGTGCCCAATTTCAGTGTGCTCGACGGCTGGTGGATCGAAGGGCATATCGAAGGGGTGACCGGCTGGTCGATTGGTGCGGCGCCCACGGAGCTGCATGCCGATGAAAGCAGCCGCGATGAAGATGCTCTCGATCTGTACAATAAACTTGAATATGTGATTATGCCGTTGTATTACCAGCAGCGCCAGGCGTGGATTCAGGTGATGAAAAACGCCATCGGCAAAAACGCCTATTACTTCAATACCCATGTCATGATGCGCCGTTATGTCACCGAGGCGTATCTACAACGTTAA
- a CDS encoding glucose-6-phosphate isomerase, with product MTKTTKNLDSCEAFTRLIALQPVADLARLLSPQRVAGAQVAMGDGMWFNYAAKAVDEPILQALQQLADEQQVVSQYQQLLDGAVMNGSEQRMVLHHLTRGQLGADVVHDGNSLRDFYRRQLDRITAFCAQVHSGEVRSSSEERFTQVCQIGIGGSDLGPRAMYLALAHGQRCQEQLKLEASFISNVDPDDAGRVLGELPLSQTLFILVSKSGTTQETLTNEALVREALRARGLDPARHMVAVTSETSPLAQSKGFLTSFYMDDFVGGRFSSTSAVGAAVLMLAFGEAVVKEFLVGAHQQDRLALNPNMDENPALLDALIGVYERNVLGYPATAVLPYSQALSRFPAHLQQLDMESNGKSVNRQGQTLRYATGPMVFGEPGTNGQHSFYQLLHQGTDRIPLQFIGFLREQGGPDRVIQGSTSQQKLNANLMAQIVAFAKGRRHDDPNKVFAGQRPSSLIYAPQLTPRVLGSLLAHFENKVMFQGFLWNINSFDQEGVQLGKLLTQQVLGGRVEDDALDAYCRLFKPDAGQ from the coding sequence ATGACTAAAACGACGAAAAACCTCGACAGTTGTGAAGCCTTTACCCGGTTGATCGCGCTGCAGCCGGTTGCCGATCTGGCCCGTCTGTTGTCGCCGCAGCGAGTGGCTGGCGCGCAAGTCGCCATGGGCGACGGCATGTGGTTTAATTATGCCGCCAAAGCGGTGGATGAGCCGATTCTGCAAGCGCTTCAGCAGCTGGCGGATGAACAGCAGGTGGTCAGCCAGTACCAACAGTTGCTCGACGGTGCGGTGATGAACGGCAGTGAGCAGCGCATGGTATTGCACCATCTCACCCGCGGTCAACTGGGAGCCGATGTGGTTCACGACGGCAATTCATTGCGTGATTTTTATCGCCGGCAACTTGACCGGATCACCGCTTTTTGCGCGCAGGTCCACAGCGGCGAGGTGCGTAGCAGCAGCGAAGAGCGCTTTACCCAGGTGTGCCAGATCGGTATCGGCGGCTCCGACCTCGGACCGCGCGCCATGTACCTGGCTCTGGCCCACGGACAGCGTTGTCAGGAGCAGTTGAAGTTGGAAGCGTCGTTTATCTCCAATGTCGATCCCGATGATGCCGGCCGGGTTTTAGGGGAACTGCCGCTGTCCCAAACCTTATTTATTCTGGTGTCCAAGTCCGGCACCACCCAGGAAACGTTGACCAATGAAGCCCTGGTTCGCGAGGCCTTGCGTGCCCGGGGGCTTGACCCGGCCCGCCATATGGTGGCGGTGACCAGTGAAACCAGCCCGCTGGCTCAGAGCAAAGGCTTTTTAACCAGTTTCTATATGGATGACTTTGTCGGCGGCCGCTTCTCCTCCACCAGCGCTGTCGGCGCAGCGGTGCTGATGCTGGCCTTTGGCGAAGCCGTGGTCAAAGAGTTTCTGGTCGGTGCCCACCAGCAGGATCGTCTGGCTCTGAATCCGAACATGGATGAAAATCCGGCATTGCTCGATGCCCTGATCGGCGTCTATGAGCGCAATGTGCTCGGCTATCCGGCCACGGCTGTGTTGCCCTACAGTCAGGCATTGAGTCGTTTTCCGGCTCATCTGCAGCAACTGGACATGGAATCCAACGGCAAGTCGGTCAATCGTCAGGGCCAAACCCTGAGGTATGCCACCGGACCGATGGTGTTCGGCGAGCCGGGCACCAATGGCCAACACTCCTTTTATCAACTGTTGCATCAGGGCACGGATCGTATCCCATTACAGTTTATCGGCTTTCTACGTGAGCAGGGCGGTCCGGATCGGGTGATTCAGGGGTCGACCAGCCAGCAGAAACTCAATGCCAACCTGATGGCACAGATTGTCGCTTTTGCCAAAGGGCGTCGCCATGACGATCCCAACAAGGTCTTCGCCGGTCAGCGACCTTCCAGCCTGATCTATGCGCCCCAGCTGACGCCGAGGGTATTGGGCAGTCTGCTGGCTCATTTTGAGAACAAAGTGATGTTTCAGGGCTTTTTGTGGAATATCAACTCGTTTGATCAGGAAGGCGTTCAGTTGGGAAAATTGTTGACCCAGCAGGTGCTTGGTGGCCGGGTAGAGGATGATGCTCTGGACGCGTATTGCCGACTATTCAAGCCTGATGCCGGACAATAG
- a CDS encoding cation:proton antiporter, with protein MLQPILVIGLILFGGFVMGELCMRLGLPKVSGYILAGLLLNPRLTPIIPADFVEHTDLVTNISLAFITFSVGGTLLMEKIRTLGKPIVLITLFEAECAFLFVTAAFVLIAPWLGSYGGAAVVGHLVPLALLLGALAAPTDPSATLAVVHEYHAKGEVTSTIMGVAAFDDILGIINYSLAISFAAMFVLHQPLRSDSILEPVIKIVGSIVVGVLFGWVLNRLIRLIRHEKEGVLITLVFSLLALCYGVTSSLGGDELLSTMAMGVVVTNYNPQRDKVFQILERYTEELIFVLFFTLSAMHLDFSVLMANLPIIALFVVFRSAGKLAGTFLGGRLAHSSRAVQRYTVGGLLPQGGIVIGLALLIRQDATFADFAAILVNVIIGATIVHEIIGPIVSKTALRLAGEISKPS; from the coding sequence ATGCTGCAACCCATTCTGGTGATTGGACTGATCCTGTTCGGCGGTTTCGTTATGGGCGAGCTGTGTATGCGGCTCGGCTTACCCAAAGTGTCCGGTTATATCCTCGCCGGCCTGCTGCTTAATCCTCGGCTGACGCCGATTATTCCGGCCGACTTTGTCGAGCATACCGACCTGGTCACCAATATCTCTCTGGCGTTCATCACGTTTTCCGTTGGCGGCACCCTGCTGATGGAAAAAATTCGCACGCTGGGCAAACCGATTGTTCTGATCACCCTGTTTGAGGCGGAATGTGCTTTCCTCTTTGTTACTGCAGCGTTTGTCCTGATTGCACCCTGGTTGGGGAGCTATGGTGGCGCGGCGGTTGTCGGTCATCTGGTGCCGCTGGCACTTTTGTTGGGGGCTCTCGCCGCGCCCACGGATCCCTCAGCCACCCTGGCCGTTGTCCACGAATACCATGCCAAAGGCGAGGTCACCTCAACCATCATGGGCGTTGCCGCGTTCGACGATATCCTCGGCATTATCAACTACAGCTTGGCGATCTCGTTTGCCGCCATGTTTGTGCTCCATCAACCCTTGCGCAGTGATTCCATTCTCGAGCCGGTCATCAAGATTGTCGGTTCCATTGTGGTCGGCGTCCTGTTCGGTTGGGTTCTCAATCGGCTGATTCGCCTGATCCGTCATGAAAAGGAAGGGGTATTGATTACGCTGGTGTTCAGCCTGCTGGCTTTGTGCTACGGCGTGACCAGCAGCCTGGGCGGCGACGAACTGTTGTCGACCATGGCCATGGGCGTGGTGGTGACCAATTACAATCCCCAGCGTGACAAGGTTTTTCAGATTCTCGAACGCTACACGGAAGAGTTGATTTTTGTGCTGTTTTTCACCTTGAGCGCCATGCATCTTGATTTTTCAGTGCTCATGGCCAATCTGCCGATCATTGCCCTGTTCGTTGTGTTCCGCAGTGCGGGCAAACTGGCCGGAACGTTTCTCGGCGGCAGGCTGGCCCATTCAAGTCGGGCTGTGCAACGGTATACCGTCGGCGGTCTGTTGCCGCAGGGCGGCATCGTCATTGGCCTGGCGCTGCTGATTCGTCAGGATGCAACCTTTGCCGATTTCGCCGCCATTCTCGTCAATGTGATTATCGGCGCGACCATTGTCCATGAGATTATCGGTCCCATTGTCTCCAAAACAGCCTTGCGCCTCGCCGGGGAAATCTCCAAACCCTCTTGA
- a CDS encoding ATP-binding protein, whose amino-acid sequence MKLTISHRLFLALFLAATLSAFSLMVLTQWNLNRGLLRMVQEIEQEGAARLAGVLEASYATVPGWRALQEDETRWRELVLLTLHDEAPEDEPVAGKDTKKEQPRRGVPPHLIRYLSQRFCLLDADGRQLAGPLLGEEPRQRLALIGPKGTLVGYLSYIPTRRVTDYRHLHFLKDQRQAFIAVMLLVVVISAGLSVLLARRLLRPVRQMAMATHRLRRGDFSSRVPGFGRDELGQLARDFNALAMTLERNEQDRRQWVADISHELRTPVGILRGEIEALLDGIRPLDEPALLSLHGETLRLGRLIDDLYQLSMSDLGALSYRKQELNLVELVADVVESYQHAFAERDLDLDVEMPGEAPAWLVLGDDGRLRQLFANVLDNALKYTDPGGRVRVRLRRNEDGRQVVEIDDSAPGVAPADLPRLFDRLFRVEHSRNRRSGGAGLGLTICRNIAEAHEGMISARLSELGGVQIRVVLPGLGEG is encoded by the coding sequence GTGAAGCTTACTATCAGTCACCGCCTGTTTCTGGCTCTTTTTTTGGCGGCAACCCTGTCGGCATTCAGCCTGATGGTGTTGACCCAGTGGAATCTCAATCGCGGTTTGTTGCGCATGGTTCAGGAGATTGAACAAGAGGGCGCGGCCCGGCTGGCCGGGGTTCTGGAGGCGAGTTACGCCACCGTTCCGGGGTGGCGGGCGTTGCAGGAAGACGAAACCCGCTGGCGCGAGCTCGTTCTGCTGACGCTACATGATGAGGCTCCCGAGGATGAGCCGGTTGCCGGGAAGGACACGAAAAAAGAGCAACCACGCCGTGGCGTGCCTCCCCACCTGATCCGCTATCTGTCGCAGCGCTTCTGTCTGCTCGATGCCGACGGCCGGCAACTGGCCGGCCCGCTGCTCGGCGAAGAGCCGCGCCAGCGGCTGGCGTTGATTGGGCCGAAGGGCACGTTGGTCGGCTACCTCAGCTACATTCCCACCCGCCGGGTCACCGATTACCGCCATCTCCATTTTCTCAAGGACCAACGCCAGGCGTTTATCGCCGTCATGCTGTTGGTCGTGGTGATTTCAGCGGGCCTTTCTGTGTTGCTGGCCCGCCGTCTGTTGCGTCCGGTCCGCCAGATGGCGATGGCCACCCACCGTTTGCGTCGTGGCGATTTTTCCAGCCGCGTGCCCGGTTTCGGCCGCGATGAGCTGGGGCAGCTGGCCCGTGACTTCAACGCCCTGGCCATGACCCTGGAGCGCAACGAACAGGACCGGCGTCAGTGGGTGGCGGACATCTCCCATGAACTGAGAACGCCCGTGGGTATTCTGCGCGGCGAGATCGAAGCTTTGCTCGACGGCATTCGACCTCTGGATGAACCGGCCCTGTTATCACTGCATGGCGAGACCCTGCGCCTTGGGCGGCTGATCGACGATCTCTATCAGTTGTCCATGTCGGATCTGGGGGCGCTAAGCTATCGAAAACAGGAATTGAATCTTGTCGAGCTGGTGGCGGATGTGGTTGAATCGTATCAGCATGCGTTTGCCGAACGGGATCTGGACCTCGACGTGGAAATGCCCGGCGAGGCACCGGCCTGGTTGGTGTTGGGTGATGACGGCCGCCTGCGCCAGTTGTTTGCCAATGTGCTGGACAATGCGTTGAAATATACCGACCCCGGCGGCCGGGTGCGGGTCCGGTTACGGCGTAACGAAGACGGCCGACAGGTGGTGGAAATCGATGATTCCGCTCCGGGTGTGGCGCCGGCAGACCTGCCGCGTCTGTTCGACCGGCTGTTCCGGGTAGAACATTCGCGCAACCGACGCAGCGGCGGGGCCGGTTTGGGGCTGACGATTTGCCGCAATATCGCCGAGGCGCATGAGGGGATGATCTCGGCCCGTCTTTCCGAACTGGGCGGCGTACAGATCCGGGTGGTATTGCCCGGTCTGGGTGAGGGATAA